In one window of Nocardioides panacisoli DNA:
- a CDS encoding OsmC family protein: MPTRTARTAWNGGLQDGSGQVEMTSSGVGTYDVSFPKRSADEAGGTTSPEEMVAAAHSSCFAMALSNEIAQAGGTPQALDVTADVSLGEDPAGGFQLTGIKLTVRGEVDGLDADGFDKAAQAAKAGCPISKALSAVDITLDAALEG; encoded by the coding sequence ATGCCCACCCGCACCGCTCGCACTGCATGGAACGGCGGACTCCAGGACGGTTCCGGCCAGGTCGAGATGACCTCCTCCGGCGTCGGCACCTACGACGTCTCCTTCCCCAAGCGCTCCGCCGACGAGGCCGGGGGCACCACCAGCCCCGAGGAGATGGTGGCTGCGGCCCACTCCTCCTGCTTCGCGATGGCGCTGTCCAACGAGATCGCCCAGGCCGGCGGCACCCCGCAGGCCCTCGACGTGACCGCTGACGTGTCGCTCGGCGAGGACCCGGCGGGCGGCTTCCAGCTCACCGGGATCAAGCTGACGGTGCGCGGCGAGGTCGACGGCCTGGACGCCGACGGCTTCGACAAGGCCGCCCAGGCGGCCAAGGCCGGGTGCCCGATCAGCAAGGCGCTCTCCGCCGTCGACATCACCCTCGACGCCGCGCTCGAGGGCTGA